GTCTACTCGCTGGAGCTGGAGCAGAGCGAGGCGGAGGTGTGCCGGCGGGTGCTGGCGGGGACGCTGGCGGCGCCGGGGCGGGAGGCGACGGCGCCCGACGGCGTGCTGGTGGTGGTCGACGGCACGAACCTGGCGCGGAACCTGGTGCTGGCGGGGGAGGCGCTGCGGCGGCGGCTGCCGACGGTGGTGGCGGTCAACATGATGGACCTGGCGCGCCGGCGCGGGCTGGTGATTGATCTGGCGATGCTGGAGGAGCGGCTGGGTTGCCGCGTGGTGGGGATCAGCGCGCGGAGCGGCGAGGGGCTGGAGGAGCTGCGGACTGCCTTGTGCGCGGCCCGCGTGCCGAACCGCACGCCGCCGGGGACGCGCGAGGGCGTGGAGCGGTGGGCGGATGAGACGTATGACGCCGCGACGGCGGTGGTGGAGACCGGGCCCAACGCGGTGGCGGTGGGGATGGACACGCTGACGGACCGGTTGGACCGCGTGTTCACGCACCCGGTGCTGGGGCTGGTGGTGTTCGCGGCGGTGATGACGGGGCTGTTCTGGGTGATCTTCACGCTGGCGCAGATCCCGATGGGGCTGATCGACACGGTGTTCGGCAAGGCCACGGCGTGGCTGGACTCGGTGCTGCCCGCGGGCATCCTGAGCGACTTCCTGTCGCACGGCGTGGTGCAGGGGGTGGGCGCGACGGTGATCTTCCTGCCGCAGATCTGCCTGCTGTTCCTGCTGATCTCGCTGCTGGAGGACACGGGGTACCTGGCGCGCGCGGCGTTCGTGATGGACCGCGTGCTGCGGCCGTTTGGCTTGCCCGGGCACTCGTTCATGCCGCTGCTTTCGAGCCACGCGTGCGCCCTTCCGGGGATCATGGCGTGCCGTGCGATACCGGACCGGCGGGAGCGGCTGGCGACGATCCTGGTGGCACCGTTCATGAGCTGCTCGGCGCGGATCCCGGTGTACGTGCTGCTGACGTCGATCCTGTTCGCGGACCGGCCATTGATGGGGGCGGTGGCGTTCACGGGCTGCTATGTGCTGGGGATCGTGGCGGCGCTGGTGACGAGCCTGCTGTTCCGCCGGACGATCCTGAAGGGCAAGGGGCGACCGATGGCGCTGGAGCTGCCGAGCTACAAGCGGCCGAGCGTGCGGACGGCGCTGCTGGGGACGTGGGACCGGGCGTTCGTGTTCGTGCGGAACGCGGGGACGAACATTTTGGCGATCGTGATCGTGCTGTGGTGGCTGGGGGCGTACCCACGGGTGGAGCCGCCCGCGGCGGCTGTGCAGATGCGGGAGCAGGCGGCGGCGGTGGAGGCGAGTTCGCCCGAGCAGGCGGAGGAGCTTGTGGGCGCGGCAGAGCGGATGGAGCACCAGCACGCGAGCCGTCACTCGTTCCTGGGGCGGATCGGCACGGCGGTGGAGCCCGTGCTCCGGCCGCTGGGGTATGACCGGCAGCTGAGCGTGGGCGTGATGGCGAGCTTCGCGGCCCGTGAGGTGTTCGTGTCGACGATGGCAGTGGTGACGACGGGGTCGGAGGATGCGGAGGACGAGGGCGTGCTGGCGGAAGTGGCCGCGGCGAAGCGGGACGACGGGACGCCGGTGTTCACGATGGCGGTGTGCTGGTCGCTGCTGGTGTACTACGTGCTGGCGATGCAGTGCCTGCCGACCTTGGCGGTGACGGCGCGGGAGGCGGGGGGTCTCAAGTGGGCGCTGCTGCAGCTGGGGTGGATGACGGGGGTGGCGTACGTAGCCTCGCTGGTCGTGTACCAGGTGCTGGCCGGGCTGGGGGGTGCGTGATGCCGTGGGGGGATTGGCAGTTTTGGGTGGTGACGGCGGTGGCCGCGTGTGCGCTGGTGTTTGTAGTGCGCGAGGTGCTGCCGTTTGGGTGGAAGCGGAAGAAGAAGGGGAAGGCGGCGAGCTTGACGGTGGAGGGGAAGGCGATCAGGAAGCCCTGAGCTTGTCAACCGCCTGGCCGCCGATTGACATACGATGTCAAGTGCTGGTAGCGTTGCATTGTGGCTGATGTCGTCTTGACACCCGAGGCGCAGGAGCAGCTGGAAGCGCTGCCGCTCACGATCCATGCACGGGTCGTGCGGGTGTTCGAGCGGCTGGAGGACTGGCCGACGGTGAGCGGGGCGAAGCCCCTCAGGGGCGAACTCGCGGGGTACTACCGCGTCCGTACTGGTGACTACCGCGTGCTGTTTACGGTTGAGGGCGCGGGGCGGAACGCCCTGGTGACAGTCGTCCAGATCGGGAAGCGGGATGGGTTTTACGACTGAGGTGGAGCATGGATAGGGCCAATCTGAACTTGGATGGACGCGAGTACGTGGTTCTGCCACGAGAAGAGTTTGAACGGCTGAGCGCGCTTGCGAAGTTGCCGCCCCTGCCGCGGGCGAACAAGCGCGGGGAGGTGGCGGCCGTGGCGTTTGGTCGCGCATCGCTGGCCCGCAAGATCATGCGGACGAGGATCGATGCCGGCCTGACTCAGAAGGAGCTTGCATCGAAGGCGGGGATCCGGGTGGAAACGCTGTGCCGGATCGAGGCGGGCAAGCACACCGCGACGCCTGCGACTGTTCAGAAGATCGAGAGGGCTCTACGGGCGAAGGGTTGAGGGAGGGCCGCCCCTCCGGGGCTCTGAGGCTGCGCACCTCGGACCCAGGGTTCCGCTCAAGGACTCGCTCCACCCTGGGCTACTTTCGGCCGCCCCTACCGGGGCTCAGGAAACGCAGGCTCGTATCATCGCGGCATGCCCCTCCTCTCCGTGAACATCGACCACGTCGCGACGGTTCGGCAGGCGCGGTACCGCAATGCGCCGGAGTTTGGTGAGCCGGACCCGGTGCGGGCGGCGCATGAGGCGGAGCTTGGAGGCGCGGACGGGATCACGGTGCACCTTCGGGAGGACCGGCGGCACATCACTGATCGCGATGTGGAGCTGCTGCGGCCGTATGTGCGGGTGCGGTTCAACTTTGAAATGGCGGCGACGGACGAGATGGTGGCGATCGCGCGGCGGATCCGGCCGCACTCGGCGATGCTGGTCCCCGAGGGGCGGGCGGAGGTGACGACCGAGGGCGGGCTGGACGTCGCGGGGCAGCTGGCGCGGCTCACGGACATCGTGGCGCGGCTGAAGGATGGCGGGTGCCTGGTGTCGGCGTTTATCGATGCGGAGGAGCGGCAGGTGGAGGCCGCGGCGAAGGCGGGGTTCAGCGTGTGCGAGGTGCACACGGGGCCCTGGGCCGAGGTGTTTGCGCGGCACGGCGGGGACCTCATGCGGGATGAGGTGTTCGGTGAGCTGGAGCGGGTGCTGCGGGCGGGGAACGCGATCCTGGAGGCGGGGATGCGGTTCAACGCGGGGCATGCGCTGAACTACCAGAACGTGAAGGCGATCGCAGGGCTGCCCGGGGTATCGGAGCTGCACATTGGGCATGCGATTGTGAGCCGTGCGGTGTATGTTGGATTACGGCAGGCGGTGGCGGAGATGAAGGCGGCGATGGCGTCGGCGGGTGAGGTGATTGAGCAGGGCGAGCACGATCACGAGCACGAGCACTAAAAAGGAAGACAAAACACGGAGGCACGGAGAGCGGGCGGGGCGGGAAGAGGCGGGTGGAAGAGAGGCATCGGGGCAGGTGGCATTCAGGCATCAAGGGTGAGAATCAAGCAGTCTTGCCTCCGTGATCTCCGTGCCTCCGTGTTTGGTATTCCATCGAGGAGGACCAGCCATGAACTCGACGGTGCACACGGGTGTTTCGCGGTATGGGCGGCTGCTGGCGTACGAGGTGGAGGCGACGCGACGGGCACTGACGTCGATCGAGAGCGTGCCTGCGGAGGGGCGGCGGCACCCTGGGTTTGAGCGGGCGATCGCGGTGATGTCGCACGTGCAGCTGGCCCGGTTCGTGTGGCTGGCGCGGGTGGAGGGGCGGCCCTACGAGAACCCCAAGGACTGGTTCCCGGTGTGGACGCTCGAGCAGACGCGACTCGCGGCCCAGGAGCAGGACCGCGAATGGGCGGAGTTCCTGCACGCGCTGAGCGACGGGGACCTTGGGACCACGGTGGGCTACACCAGCAGCGAGGGCGAGGCGAAGGTGCGGGTGCTGGACGACATCCTCACGCACGTGTTCAACCACTCGACGTACCACCGGGGTCAGGTGGCACGGCTGGTGCAGGAGTGCGGGGGCGCGCGGGCGGTGACGGACTACATCACGCTGGTGCCGCTGCTGGATCAGTAAGGCGGTGTCTGGCAGCAAGCGCTCGCGCCTGGGCTGAAAACAAGAAGCAGGGGCACTCCGGAGCTTGCGCTCGGGTCTTGTATCCACTTCGCGGCTGGCACGTAGTGCGCGTGGCGCACAGAGTCAACGCCTTGCGCGGATTCGGGTTGTGACCGGCACGCGTTGGTGGGGTGAAGAACCAGTGGTCAACGCGCTTTGGTTTTGCGCGCTTCCTGCTACCATCGAACGAGATGTCGCAAGTGACGGAGAGTGGAGCACGGGTGGGCGGGTATGGACGAGGGGTGCAGGTGGGGGACGGCGTGTCGAACAAGCCGCGGAAGTCAGCGATGACGAAGGGTTTCGAGACCTTCGACGAAGCAATGGAGTTCCTGCGCACGCGCGTGAACGTGGAGCAGACCCGCCCTTCGCAGGTGGACGCGGTGCAGGTGTTCAACCTGGACCGCATGACGGCGCTGATGGCGGCGCTGGGCGACCCGCAGAAGGCGATCCGCACGGTGCACGTGGCGGGCAGCAAGGGCAAAGGCAGCGTGTGTGAGATGGCCGCGGCGGGCCTGCAGGCATGCGGGCTGACCGTGGGGCTGTACACCAGCCCGCACCTGGTGAACCTGACCGAGCGGATCCGCATCAATAAGAAGGAGATCGCGGGGGGCGAGTTCGCGGAGCTGCTGGAGCGGGCGGCCGCGGCGGCGGAGGACCTGCCCAAGCGGCTTGGCGAGGTGACCTACTTCGAGTTCCTCACGGCGGTGGCGTTCCAGTACTTCGCCGAGCAAGCAGTCGATATCGCGGTGGTTGAGGTGGGGATGGGCGGGCGCGTGGACGCGACCAACGTGATCATGCCGGAGGTGACGGCGATCACGGCCATTCAGCTGGAGCACACCGCGATCCTGGGGGACACGCTGGAGAAGATCGCGGCGGAGAAGGCGGGCATCATCAAGGCGGGCGTGCCGTGCGTCACGGTGCCGCAGCACGAGAAGGTGATGGAGGTGCTGCGGGCCAAGGCGGCGGAAGTGCAGACGCGCCTGGAAGTGCTCGGTCAGGAGATCGACTTTACCTACCGCCTGGAGGCGAGCCACAACATCGGGCCGCACGCGCGGGTGTGCCTGAGCAGCCCGCGGAGCAACTTCGAGCACGTGCCGGTGCCGCTCAAGGGCGAGCACCAGGCGCTCAACTGCGGCCTGGCGCTGGCGATCCTGGACCGGCTGCGGGAGCGGGGGATCGAGACGCCCGAGGGCAAGGTGGCGACGGGGCTCTCGCGGACGGTGGTCAACGGGCGGCTGGAGCTGGTGCACACGCACCCGCGGGTGTACATCGACGGGGCGCATAACCCCGAGTCGATGCAGGCGCTGATGAAGGCCGTGGGCTCGCACATCCGGTATGACTCGATGGTGGTGGTGTTCGGGTGCGCGGCGGACAAGGACGTGCCGGCGCTGCTGAGCGCGGTGGCGACGGGTGCGGACAAGATTTTCTTCACCAAGGCCGAGGGCAGCGGGCGGGCGGCGGACCCGCGGGAGCTGCACCGCAAGTTCGTGGAGCTGGGCGGGAAGATGGCGCACCACGTGAGCAACCTGACCGAGGCGATCCGCAGCGCGGGGAACGCGGTGGCGTCGCGGGACAAGGACATCATCCTGATCACCGGGTCGTTCGCGATCGCGGGCGAGGCCAAGCGGCTGCTGCGGGAGAAGTACGGGCCGCCGGCGCAGGCGATCGAGCCGAAGCCGTTCAAGCGGTGATGCTGTAATTGGGGGGCAAAGCGGGCGGGTGGGTCCCTAAAGTGGCGTCCCATGAGTGATGCCGCGAAGACGACTGACTCCGCGAAGAACCAGGGCGATACGCCCCCCCACCGCTATAACGCCGCGCTGGCGCAGGAGATCGAGGGGCGGTGGCAGCAGCTGTGGGCGGAGCAGCGGACGTACTACACGCCCAACCCGGGCGAGCCGGGGTTCGACGCGAGCAAGGCAAAGAAGTACATCCTGGACATGTTCCCCTACCCCAGCGGCGTGGGGCTGCACGTTGGGCACCCGCTGGGGTACATCGCGACGGACATCTATGCGCGGTACCTGCGGATGGCGGGGTACAACGTGCTGCACACGATGGGGTTCGATGCGTTCGGGCTGCCGGCGGAGCAGTTCGCGATCCAGACGGGCACGCACCCGCGGGTGAGCACCGAGCGGAACATCGCGACGATGCGGCAGCAGCTCACGCGCCTGGGGCTGGGGCACGACCCGCACCGCAGCGTGTCGACGACGGACACGGACTTCTACAAGTGGACGCAGTGGATCTTCAAGCAAATTTATGAGAGCTGGTACGACGAGAAGGCGGGGAAGGCACGCCCCATCGCGGAGCTGGTGCGCGCGTTTGAGTCCGGCGCGGTGGCCACGAGCAGCGGGCGGGCGTGGAAGGAGCTGAGCGAGGGCGAGCGGCGGGCGGAGGTCGACGGGCGGCGGCTCGCGTTCCTGTCCGACGTGCCGGTCAACTGGTGCCCGATGCTGGGGACGGTGCTGGCCAACGAGGAGGTCACGGCCGAGGGGCGGAGCGAGCGCGGGAACTTCCCCGTGTACAAGCGGCCGCTGCGGCAATGGATGATGCGGATCACCGCGTACGCGGACCGGCTGCTGAGTGACCTGGAGAAGGTGGACTGGCCCGAGCCGATCAAGCTGATGCAGCGGAACTGGATCGGCAAGAGCGAGGGCGCGCACGTTGAGTTTGAGCTCGAGGATGTCGCTGAAAAGGTGACGGTCTTCACCACGCGCCCCGACACGCTGTTTGGCGCGACGTACATGGTGCTCAGCCCCGAGCACCCGCTGGTGGATCGGATCG
The sequence above is drawn from the Phycisphaerales bacterium genome and encodes:
- a CDS encoding DinB family protein — encoded protein: MNSTVHTGVSRYGRLLAYEVEATRRALTSIESVPAEGRRHPGFERAIAVMSHVQLARFVWLARVEGRPYENPKDWFPVWTLEQTRLAAQEQDREWAEFLHALSDGDLGTTVGYTSSEGEAKVRVLDDILTHVFNHSTYHRGQVARLVQECGGARAVTDYITLVPLLDQ
- a CDS encoding helix-turn-helix transcriptional regulator, with amino-acid sequence MDRANLNLDGREYVVLPREEFERLSALAKLPPLPRANKRGEVAAVAFGRASLARKIMRTRIDAGLTQKELASKAGIRVETLCRIEAGKHTATPATVQKIERALRAKG
- a CDS encoding ferrous iron transporter B, producing the protein MSTVATGSGAVEQGLKPALPTRIALIGNPNTGKTTLFNRLSGLRHKTGNFPGTTQEARRGTVRVDDGAFELIDLPGVYSLELEQSEAEVCRRVLAGTLAAPGREATAPDGVLVVVDGTNLARNLVLAGEALRRRLPTVVAVNMMDLARRRGLVIDLAMLEERLGCRVVGISARSGEGLEELRTALCAARVPNRTPPGTREGVERWADETYDAATAVVETGPNAVAVGMDTLTDRLDRVFTHPVLGLVVFAAVMTGLFWVIFTLAQIPMGLIDTVFGKATAWLDSVLPAGILSDFLSHGVVQGVGATVIFLPQICLLFLLISLLEDTGYLARAAFVMDRVLRPFGLPGHSFMPLLSSHACALPGIMACRAIPDRRERLATILVAPFMSCSARIPVYVLLTSILFADRPLMGAVAFTGCYVLGIVAALVTSLLFRRTILKGKGRPMALELPSYKRPSVRTALLGTWDRAFVFVRNAGTNILAIVIVLWWLGAYPRVEPPAAAVQMREQAAAVEASSPEQAEELVGAAERMEHQHASRHSFLGRIGTAVEPVLRPLGYDRQLSVGVMASFAAREVFVSTMAVVTTGSEDAEDEGVLAEVAAAKRDDGTPVFTMAVCWSLLVYYVLAMQCLPTLAVTAREAGGLKWALLQLGWMTGVAYVASLVVYQVLAGLGGA
- a CDS encoding folylpolyglutamate synthase/dihydrofolate synthase family protein; the encoded protein is MSQVTESGARVGGYGRGVQVGDGVSNKPRKSAMTKGFETFDEAMEFLRTRVNVEQTRPSQVDAVQVFNLDRMTALMAALGDPQKAIRTVHVAGSKGKGSVCEMAAAGLQACGLTVGLYTSPHLVNLTERIRINKKEIAGGEFAELLERAAAAAEDLPKRLGEVTYFEFLTAVAFQYFAEQAVDIAVVEVGMGGRVDATNVIMPEVTAITAIQLEHTAILGDTLEKIAAEKAGIIKAGVPCVTVPQHEKVMEVLRAKAAEVQTRLEVLGQEIDFTYRLEASHNIGPHARVCLSSPRSNFEHVPVPLKGEHQALNCGLALAILDRLRERGIETPEGKVATGLSRTVVNGRLELVHTHPRVYIDGAHNPESMQALMKAVGSHIRYDSMVVVFGCAADKDVPALLSAVATGADKIFFTKAEGSGRAADPRELHRKFVELGGKMAHHVSNLTEAIRSAGNAVASRDKDIILITGSFAIAGEAKRLLREKYGPPAQAIEPKPFKR
- a CDS encoding pyridoxine 5'-phosphate synthase, which codes for MPLLSVNIDHVATVRQARYRNAPEFGEPDPVRAAHEAELGGADGITVHLREDRRHITDRDVELLRPYVRVRFNFEMAATDEMVAIARRIRPHSAMLVPEGRAEVTTEGGLDVAGQLARLTDIVARLKDGGCLVSAFIDAEERQVEAAAKAGFSVCEVHTGPWAEVFARHGGDLMRDEVFGELERVLRAGNAILEAGMRFNAGHALNYQNVKAIAGLPGVSELHIGHAIVSRAVYVGLRQAVAEMKAAMASAGEVIEQGEHDHEHEH
- a CDS encoding type II toxin-antitoxin system RelE/ParE family toxin, yielding MADVVLTPEAQEQLEALPLTIHARVVRVFERLEDWPTVSGAKPLRGELAGYYRVRTGDYRVLFTVEGAGRNALVTVVQIGKRDGFYD